One Vanessa cardui chromosome 17, ilVanCard2.1, whole genome shotgun sequence DNA window includes the following coding sequences:
- the LOC124537009 gene encoding calexcitin-2-like, whose amino-acid sequence MVSDFRKKKLLHVFNSFFDRNASGSIDKKDFDLAIENITKLRGWPAGDAKYKEVQTALLKIWEGLQGRADADNDGQVSTDEWISMWDEYAKNPASPLEWQNLYCKFIFQLEDASGDGAIDGEEFSSVYASFGLNKDDALAAFRSMSKGKANVSWTEFQDLWKEYFTTEDPNAPGNFIFGKSSF is encoded by the coding sequence ATGGTGTCCGACTTCAGAAAGAAGAAGCTCCTTCATGTCTTCAACTCTTTCTTCGACAGGAACGCCAGCGGATCCATTGACAAGAAGGACTTCGACCTAGCTATTGAAAACATCACCAAGTTGCGAGGCTGGCCCGCAGGTGACGCTAAGTACAAGGAAGTCCAGACTGCCCTACTGAAGATCTGGGAAGGACTTCAGGGTCGTGCTGACGCTGATAACGATGGCCAAGTATCCACCGATGAATGGATTTCAATGTGGGACGAATACGCCAAAAACCCTGCGTCCCCTCTCGAGTGGCAGAACCTATACTGTAAATTCATCTTCCAGCTTGAAGATGCCAGTGGCGATGGAGCCATTGATGGCGAAGAGTTCTCTTCGGTCTACGCCTCTTTTGGACTAAACAAGGATGACGCCCTAGCTGCCTTCAGGAGCATGTCTAAGGGAAAAGCCAATGTCTCTTGGACTGAATTCCAGGACTTGTGGAAGGAATACTTCACCACGGAAGACCCTAACGCTCCAGGAAACTTCATTTTCGGAAAATCGAGCTTCTAG